One stretch of Roseimicrobium sp. ORNL1 DNA includes these proteins:
- a CDS encoding DUF1501 domain-containing protein gives MNASFPFNPMETRRHFFTRGGHLLGSAALTSLLGEAFLQQASGAASASASKGTNPLGPHFTPKAKRVIYLHMVGGPSQMDLFDYKPEMPKWYDKDLPDSVRKGQRLTTMTSGQARFPIAPSKFRFEQAGQCGMWMNTELLPYLSKSADDMCFIRSMHTEAINHEPAIAAMQTGNQVTGRPCLGSWASYGLGSMNQNLPTFVVLVATPTNREQEQAISSRLWSSGFLPGEHAGVSFRSKGDPILFINNPPGVSDSVRRRTIDGLNALNSLNFQRTGDPETQTRIQQYEMAFRMQASVPELTDFASEPEHTFKMYGDAAKTPGSFANSVLMARRLAERGVRFVQIYHNNWDHHSNVSGRMPSQCKDIDQPCHALIEDLKQRGMFDDTLIIWGGEFGRTIYSQGGLSKENYGRDHHPRCFSMWMAGGGAKGGVIHGETDDFSYNIVKDPVHVRDFHATVLHLLGFNHERFVYKHQGLDGKLTGVEEAHLVKPLIS, from the coding sequence ATGAATGCATCCTTTCCGTTCAACCCCATGGAAACCCGCCGGCACTTCTTCACGCGCGGCGGCCACCTCCTTGGCTCAGCAGCGCTGACTTCACTTCTAGGTGAGGCGTTCCTTCAGCAGGCGTCCGGTGCGGCCTCTGCTTCAGCGTCCAAGGGGACCAATCCGCTCGGTCCGCATTTCACACCGAAGGCCAAGCGCGTGATCTACCTGCACATGGTGGGTGGTCCCTCGCAGATGGATCTCTTCGACTACAAGCCGGAGATGCCGAAGTGGTATGACAAGGACCTGCCCGACTCCGTGCGCAAGGGGCAGCGTCTCACCACCATGACGAGCGGGCAGGCGCGCTTCCCCATCGCTCCTTCGAAGTTTCGCTTCGAGCAAGCGGGCCAGTGCGGCATGTGGATGAATACCGAGTTGCTGCCCTACTTGAGCAAGAGTGCGGATGACATGTGCTTCATCCGCTCCATGCACACGGAGGCCATCAATCACGAGCCGGCCATCGCGGCGATGCAGACGGGCAATCAGGTGACAGGCCGGCCGTGCCTCGGTTCGTGGGCCTCTTACGGACTGGGCTCGATGAACCAGAACCTGCCGACCTTTGTGGTTTTGGTGGCCACGCCCACCAATCGTGAACAGGAGCAGGCCATCTCCTCCCGCTTGTGGTCCAGCGGCTTTCTTCCCGGTGAGCACGCGGGCGTTTCCTTTCGCAGCAAGGGTGATCCCATCCTCTTCATCAATAATCCTCCCGGGGTATCCGACTCCGTGCGCCGTCGGACCATTGATGGCCTCAATGCGCTGAACTCGCTGAACTTCCAGCGCACCGGAGATCCGGAAACACAGACGCGCATCCAGCAGTATGAGATGGCCTTCCGCATGCAGGCGAGTGTGCCGGAGCTTACGGACTTTGCCAGCGAGCCGGAGCACACTTTCAAGATGTATGGTGATGCTGCGAAGACCCCTGGCTCTTTTGCGAACTCAGTCCTCATGGCTCGTCGTCTCGCCGAGCGCGGGGTGAGGTTCGTCCAGATATATCACAACAACTGGGATCACCACTCCAACGTCTCCGGTCGCATGCCCAGCCAGTGCAAGGATATCGACCAGCCCTGCCATGCCCTTATCGAGGACCTCAAGCAGCGCGGTATGTTTGATGACACGCTCATCATCTGGGGCGGCGAATTCGGCCGCACCATCTACTCACAGGGTGGCCTTTCGAAGGAAAACTATGGACGCGATCACCATCCGCGCTGTTTCAGCATGTGGATGGCCGGTGGCGGTGCCAAGGGTGGCGTGATCCATGGAGAGACGGATGATTTCAGCTACAACATCGTGAAGGATCCGGTGCACGTCCGCGACTTCCACGCCACGGTTCTGCATCTCCTCGGTTTCAATCACGAGCGCTTTGTTTATAAGCACCAGGGCCTGGACGGCAAGCTCACGGGCGTGGAAGAAGCGCATCTGGTGAAGCCGTTGATCAGTTGA
- a CDS encoding DUF1553 domain-containing protein codes for MSARHLLTTLAVSATAAGAAVHAASTPPATVQFNRDIRPILAEACFHCHGPDPGTRKASLRLDTEQGFFAARDGGDSTVVKGQPGKSSLYQRIITADVDDVMPPPESHKDLKPEQKELIKKWIEQGASWQPHWSLVKPERPALPTVPGAKTEAKNPIDRFVEARLATAGLTPAPEADKHTLMRRVTLDLTGLPPSPEEVDAFVSDTRPDAYEKLVDRLLDSKRYGEHRARYWLDAARYGDTHGLHFDNYREMWLYRDWVVNAFNKNEPFDAFTVEQIAGDLLPNRTDDQLIATGFQRCNITTNEGGTIDEENLALYAADRVQTLGWVYMGFTVNCAQCHDHKFDPITTKDYYALAAFFRNTTQGAKDLNQKDSGPILVVPSGKDKTRWTALPKEIEVASAARTERKKVARAEFDQWLASAKPDTLDKDVPSDGIVAHVPLNEGVGNEVQAICGPPRTIKATGEISWAPDGKLGPAPVLKSGSTFVLGDEGDFEQKQSFSYGAWIKAGRNGVYGGIIARMDEKGQYRGWDLFQADRGLAVHIVSDWPEDALKVSTRNAVLKPGTWQHVFVTYNGSGKANGIKMYVDGVEQKLNTENATLKPTSSIRTQTPLRIGQRSDVQTFEGGSVQDARVYARALSPEEVKRISEMGPLRAILAAASDKRTPQQRNALYDHYLITRDESYKKLNKSVVDLEKEKTDIKARSPITHVQEEVMNVKPMTPILMRGEYDKKGDVVEAGTPAALGPAMPTDAPQNRLGLAKWLVDPNNPLTARVTMNRFWQELFGQGLVKTSEDFGIMGSAPSHPELLDWLSVEFRESGWDMKHMFKLMLTSATYKQAALATPEKLEKDRDNALLSRGPRFRMDAEMVRDYALAASGTLSPTMGGPGTRPYQPENIWEIVGLAGGNTRNYVQDTGEGLYRRTLYNFWKRMAPSPNMEAFNAPSRETSCVRRERTNTPLQALVTMNDPQFVEAARNLAQHAMQYGKGDSAKAVGYVANQLLCRPLKPEENAIVQASLTDLLAHYRSKPEDASALIGVGATKADSFLDPAQLAAWTMLCNQIMNLDEVLNK; via the coding sequence ATGAGCGCTCGTCATCTTCTTACCACCCTCGCTGTCAGTGCCACGGCAGCGGGAGCGGCGGTTCATGCCGCCTCCACGCCTCCGGCCACGGTCCAGTTTAACCGTGACATCCGTCCCATTCTCGCGGAGGCGTGTTTCCATTGTCATGGTCCGGATCCGGGCACGCGGAAGGCTTCTCTGCGCCTGGATACGGAGCAAGGGTTCTTCGCTGCTCGCGATGGAGGTGACTCCACCGTGGTAAAGGGGCAACCCGGGAAGAGCTCTCTCTACCAGCGCATCATCACCGCGGATGTGGATGATGTGATGCCCCCGCCAGAGTCGCACAAGGATTTGAAGCCGGAGCAGAAGGAGCTGATCAAGAAGTGGATTGAACAAGGTGCTTCCTGGCAGCCTCACTGGTCCTTGGTGAAGCCGGAACGTCCCGCGCTCCCGACGGTCCCGGGGGCGAAGACGGAAGCGAAGAATCCCATCGATCGCTTTGTCGAAGCGAGGCTTGCGACTGCGGGGCTCACACCTGCGCCGGAGGCAGACAAGCACACCCTCATGCGCCGTGTCACGCTGGATCTCACCGGCCTGCCACCCTCACCCGAGGAGGTGGATGCCTTTGTGAGCGACACGCGGCCCGATGCCTATGAGAAACTCGTGGACCGCCTGCTGGATTCCAAGCGCTATGGCGAACACCGCGCCCGCTACTGGCTGGATGCCGCCCGCTATGGTGATACGCACGGCCTGCATTTTGACAACTATCGCGAGATGTGGCTCTACCGCGATTGGGTGGTGAACGCCTTCAACAAGAACGAGCCGTTTGATGCCTTCACGGTCGAGCAGATCGCGGGCGACTTGTTGCCTAATCGAACGGATGATCAGTTGATCGCTACCGGCTTCCAGCGCTGCAACATCACCACCAATGAAGGTGGCACCATCGATGAGGAGAACCTTGCCCTCTACGCTGCCGACCGTGTGCAGACGCTCGGCTGGGTCTATATGGGTTTCACGGTGAATTGCGCCCAGTGCCACGATCACAAGTTCGATCCCATCACCACCAAGGACTACTATGCGCTGGCTGCCTTCTTCAGGAACACCACCCAAGGTGCGAAGGACCTCAACCAGAAGGACAGCGGACCCATTCTCGTGGTGCCGTCCGGCAAGGACAAGACACGCTGGACGGCATTGCCGAAGGAAATTGAAGTCGCAAGCGCGGCCCGCACGGAACGGAAGAAAGTGGCACGCGCAGAGTTCGACCAGTGGCTGGCCTCCGCGAAGCCGGACACACTGGACAAGGATGTGCCCTCGGATGGCATTGTGGCCCATGTGCCGCTCAATGAAGGAGTGGGCAATGAAGTGCAGGCCATCTGCGGCCCGCCGCGTACCATCAAGGCCACCGGTGAAATCTCCTGGGCACCGGATGGCAAGCTGGGTCCGGCCCCCGTATTGAAATCCGGCAGCACCTTCGTGCTTGGTGACGAAGGCGACTTCGAGCAGAAGCAGTCTTTCAGCTACGGAGCGTGGATCAAGGCGGGAAGAAATGGCGTGTACGGAGGCATCATCGCCCGCATGGATGAGAAGGGGCAATACCGCGGCTGGGATCTTTTCCAGGCGGATCGCGGGCTTGCCGTTCACATCGTGAGTGACTGGCCGGAGGATGCACTCAAGGTCAGCACGCGGAATGCAGTGCTGAAGCCCGGCACCTGGCAGCATGTGTTTGTGACCTACAACGGCTCGGGCAAGGCCAATGGCATCAAGATGTATGTCGATGGTGTGGAACAGAAGCTCAACACCGAGAACGCCACACTGAAGCCGACCAGCAGCATCCGCACGCAGACGCCCCTGCGCATCGGCCAGCGCAGTGATGTGCAGACCTTTGAAGGAGGCTCGGTGCAGGACGCGCGTGTTTACGCGAGAGCACTCTCCCCGGAAGAAGTGAAGCGCATCTCTGAGATGGGGCCGCTGCGTGCCATCCTTGCCGCGGCGTCTGACAAGCGCACGCCGCAGCAGCGCAATGCCCTGTATGACCACTACCTGATCACGCGCGACGAGTCTTACAAGAAGCTCAACAAGTCGGTGGTCGATCTCGAAAAGGAAAAAACAGACATCAAGGCCCGCAGTCCCATCACCCACGTCCAGGAGGAAGTGATGAACGTCAAACCCATGACGCCGATCCTCATGCGTGGTGAGTATGACAAGAAGGGGGACGTGGTCGAGGCCGGCACGCCCGCGGCCCTTGGCCCCGCGATGCCCACGGATGCTCCGCAGAACAGGCTTGGTCTTGCGAAGTGGCTGGTCGATCCCAACAACCCGCTGACCGCCCGTGTGACGATGAACCGCTTCTGGCAGGAGCTCTTCGGCCAGGGGCTGGTGAAGACCAGTGAGGACTTCGGCATCATGGGCAGCGCGCCCAGCCATCCGGAGCTGCTCGACTGGCTGTCCGTCGAGTTCCGCGAAAGCGGCTGGGACATGAAGCACATGTTCAAGCTCATGCTCACCTCCGCGACGTACAAGCAGGCAGCGCTCGCCACGCCGGAGAAGCTGGAGAAGGATCGCGACAACGCCCTGCTCAGCCGCGGCCCTCGCTTCCGCATGGATGCGGAGATGGTGCGTGACTACGCACTCGCTGCGAGCGGCACACTTTCACCTACCATGGGTGGTCCGGGCACCCGTCCCTATCAGCCGGAGAATATCTGGGAGATTGTGGGGCTCGCCGGTGGCAACACGCGCAACTACGTGCAGGACACCGGTGAAGGGCTCTACCGCCGCACGCTGTACAATTTCTGGAAGCGCATGGCGCCTTCGCCAAACATGGAGGCCTTCAACGCGCCCAGCCGTGAGACAAGCTGCGTACGCCGTGAGCGTACCAACACGCCGCTGCAGGCGCTGGTGACCATGAATGACCCTCAGTTCGTGGAAGCCGCGAGGAACCTGGCTCAGCATGCCATGCAGTATGGGAAGGGCGACTCGGCGAAAGCCGTCGGCTACGTCGCAAATCAGCTGCTTTGCAGACCGCTCAAGCCGGAGGAGAATGCGATTGTGCAGGCCAGCTTGACCGACTTGCTGGCACATTACCGATCCAAGCCTGAAGACGCTTCCGCTCTTATCGGCGTAGGCGCGACGAAGGCCGACTCTTTCCTCGACCCCGCGCAACTCGCTGCCTGGACCATGCTCTGCAATCAGATCATGAACTTGGATGAAGTGCTGAACAAATAA
- a CDS encoding SUMF1/EgtB/PvdO family nonheme iron enzyme: MHAHSLTKVLARLLTGCTVAMVLAIHLPAQASPELTALQQQYDTLMKERVVGPYETAVNELNVGYIGGVNRLISEAKTAGNLDAVLVYEAEIKRVGAREPLPPDDDKTPKGLKNLRAIYRNQIGKLDSQKSAGTTLLLTPYVARLKELEVTLTKADRISEAQAVKNHRETLAAAAAPSTVGGAFTNSLGMKFVPVPGTDILMCIHETRRSDYGTYAQAASGVNGAWKDVAVSGVAKEKEGNLPVTRVSWADATAFCEWLSKKDGRSYRLPTDREWSFAVGIGREEGKEGTPDSKSGKLGEEYPWGKKWPPNKGAGNFADASVGKASPGKACIQDYEDGFVSAAPVMSFEANKLGIYDLGGNVWEWCSDWYNASQVDRVTRGGSFSNHEKNRLLSSERDHTPPDRREPAFGFRCVVEQPKNK, from the coding sequence ATGCATGCTCACTCCCTCACGAAGGTTCTGGCCCGTCTTTTGACGGGCTGCACAGTCGCCATGGTGCTGGCCATTCACCTGCCCGCGCAGGCGTCTCCTGAACTCACCGCGCTTCAGCAGCAGTATGACACCTTGATGAAGGAGCGTGTCGTGGGGCCGTATGAGACCGCCGTGAATGAGCTGAATGTCGGCTACATCGGAGGAGTGAACCGACTGATTTCTGAAGCGAAGACCGCGGGTAACCTGGATGCTGTGCTGGTGTACGAGGCGGAAATCAAACGTGTGGGCGCCCGCGAACCACTACCGCCGGACGATGACAAGACACCCAAGGGATTGAAGAATCTGCGAGCCATCTATCGAAATCAGATTGGCAAACTGGATTCGCAAAAGTCCGCAGGCACCACCCTGTTGCTCACGCCTTATGTTGCCCGGTTGAAGGAACTCGAGGTCACCCTTACCAAGGCAGATCGCATCAGCGAGGCACAGGCGGTGAAGAATCACCGTGAAACTCTGGCTGCCGCGGCGGCTCCATCGACCGTGGGGGGAGCTTTCACGAACAGTCTCGGCATGAAATTCGTACCCGTGCCGGGAACTGATATTCTCATGTGCATTCATGAAACACGACGCTCGGACTACGGAACTTATGCTCAGGCGGCATCCGGTGTGAATGGGGCGTGGAAGGACGTGGCTGTCAGCGGCGTCGCGAAGGAGAAGGAGGGCAATCTTCCGGTGACGCGCGTGAGTTGGGCGGATGCCACAGCGTTTTGCGAGTGGCTGAGCAAGAAGGACGGCCGCAGCTATCGCCTTCCCACAGATCGGGAGTGGAGTTTTGCGGTTGGCATTGGACGCGAAGAGGGCAAGGAAGGCACGCCTGACTCCAAAAGCGGTAAACTCGGCGAGGAATATCCGTGGGGCAAAAAGTGGCCGCCGAACAAAGGCGCTGGAAACTTTGCCGACGCTTCCGTGGGCAAAGCATCCCCCGGGAAAGCCTGCATCCAGGACTATGAGGACGGCTTTGTCTCGGCCGCGCCTGTCATGAGCTTCGAAGCGAACAAACTGGGCATCTATGACCTGGGTGGCAATGTCTGGGAATGGTGCAGCGATTGGTACAACGCCTCTCAGGTGGATCGAGTGACGCGCGGCGGTTCCTTCTCGAACCATGAGAAGAACCGCCTGCTGTCCTCTGAGCGTGACCATACGCCTCCGGATCGCCGTGAGCCTGCATTTGGATTCCGCTGCGTGGTGGAGCAGCCCAAGAACAAATGA
- a CDS encoding Dabb family protein, producing MLHNVYFWLKKDLSEEQRTTFENELIKLKEIPYLVHGFVGKPAPTPERPVTDHSFDYSLLLHFKNLEDHDHYQTDCEHHTRFVQICKPFFERVVVYDTSPIH from the coding sequence ATGCTCCACAACGTTTACTTCTGGTTGAAAAAAGACCTCTCCGAGGAACAGCGCACCACCTTTGAGAACGAGCTGATCAAGCTCAAGGAGATTCCCTACCTCGTGCATGGTTTCGTGGGCAAGCCCGCTCCCACACCCGAGCGCCCGGTCACGGACCACTCCTTCGACTACTCCCTGCTCCTGCATTTCAAGAATCTGGAGGATCACGATCACTACCAGACGGATTGCGAGCACCACACGCGCTTCGTTCAGATCTGCAAACCATTCTTTGAACGGGTGGTGGTGTACGACACGTCGCCCATCCACTAG
- a CDS encoding VCBS repeat-containing protein: protein MKNSSFPLMCAAGAAVLGMSLLALGQEKPAAKPAVTPAAKPKPSPGLKFRVQQLHVDNNEGCAVADYNKDGKLDVSAGEFWYAGPEFKEQKPVRKLRAFGKDYLTNNAEHAWDVNGDGWTDIVSGSFMEGEVSWYENPKAEGLAKGEPWKQHLLVDTKLGQNEWTAFRDMDGDGVPEFVVNSWGDNLPMMCWKLAKDDAGTPILKPWVIHEAGDQTNGHGIGFGDINGDGTEDIVFKNGWYERPKDGATTKPWTLHNDFVFYHASCPMQVRDLNGDGRNDIIWGNGHNYGLWWEERRDDNKDGTTNWRTHLIDDKFSQPHALAWEDLDNDGQPELITGRRVRAHSGGDPGDNEPGVIHYFKWDKEKQTFSKFNVAVDGPGIGLQINVADLDGNGWKDIICAGKSGTHILWNEGK, encoded by the coding sequence ATGAAAAACAGTAGCTTCCCCCTCATGTGCGCCGCCGGAGCCGCGGTGCTCGGCATGTCCCTTCTGGCCCTCGGTCAGGAGAAGCCAGCCGCCAAACCCGCAGTAACTCCTGCCGCCAAGCCCAAACCTTCACCGGGACTGAAGTTCCGCGTGCAGCAACTCCACGTGGACAACAACGAGGGCTGCGCCGTGGCAGACTACAACAAGGACGGCAAGCTGGACGTGAGTGCTGGTGAGTTCTGGTATGCCGGTCCTGAATTCAAGGAGCAGAAGCCCGTGCGCAAGCTGCGCGCCTTTGGCAAGGACTACCTGACGAACAATGCCGAACACGCCTGGGATGTGAATGGTGACGGATGGACGGACATCGTCAGCGGGTCCTTCATGGAGGGTGAAGTCTCCTGGTATGAAAACCCGAAGGCAGAAGGCCTCGCGAAGGGCGAGCCGTGGAAGCAGCACCTGCTGGTGGATACGAAGCTCGGCCAGAATGAATGGACCGCCTTCCGCGACATGGATGGTGATGGTGTGCCCGAGTTCGTGGTGAACTCGTGGGGCGACAATCTTCCCATGATGTGCTGGAAGCTTGCGAAGGATGACGCCGGCACTCCCATCCTGAAGCCCTGGGTCATTCATGAAGCTGGCGATCAGACGAACGGTCACGGCATCGGCTTTGGCGACATCAATGGCGATGGCACGGAAGACATCGTCTTCAAGAACGGCTGGTATGAGCGTCCGAAGGATGGCGCGACCACAAAGCCGTGGACCTTGCACAATGACTTTGTCTTCTACCATGCGAGCTGCCCCATGCAGGTGCGAGATCTGAACGGCGATGGACGCAACGACATCATCTGGGGCAACGGCCACAACTACGGCCTCTGGTGGGAAGAGCGTCGCGACGACAACAAGGACGGCACCACCAACTGGCGCACCCACCTGATCGACGACAAATTCTCCCAGCCACACGCCCTCGCGTGGGAGGACCTGGACAATGACGGCCAGCCCGAGCTCATCACCGGACGCCGTGTCCGCGCTCACAGCGGTGGCGACCCGGGGGACAATGAGCCGGGGGTGATCCACTACTTCAAGTGGGACAAGGAGAAGCAGACATTCTCCAAGTTCAACGTGGCGGTGGATGGCCCGGGCATCGGCCTTCAGATCAACGTGGCTGATCTCGACGGCAATGGGTGGAAAGACATCATCTGCGCAGGGAAAAGCGGCACCCACATCCTCTGGAACGAAGGCAAGTAG
- a CDS encoding SWIB/MDM2 domain-containing protein: MATKSTKKTAAKKAAPKKAAKAAAPKKRKVNPALMKPVQPDDVLGAVVGTKPAPRGQITKKLWDYIKKNGLQDAKNKRQINADDALKAVFGGKKSVTMFEMTKLVSKHIK, from the coding sequence ATGGCAACCAAATCCACGAAGAAAACAGCCGCGAAAAAGGCTGCTCCCAAGAAAGCCGCTAAAGCCGCTGCTCCCAAGAAGCGCAAAGTGAACCCCGCTCTGATGAAGCCTGTGCAGCCTGATGACGTGCTCGGCGCCGTCGTCGGCACCAAGCCCGCTCCGCGCGGCCAGATCACCAAGAAGCTCTGGGACTACATCAAGAAGAATGGCCTCCAGGACGCCAAGAACAAGCGCCAGATCAATGCTGACGACGCTCTCAAGGCAGTGTTCGGCGGCAAGAAGTCCGTCACCATGTTTGAGATGACCAAGCTGGTCTCCAAGCACATCAAGTAA